The following nucleotide sequence is from Meiothermus cerbereus DSM 11376.
GCCCTACTCTCCCAGGCCCCTTCGAGCCAAGTACCATCGGCGCAGGCACGTTTCACTGCCGTGTTCGGAATGGGAACGGGTGGGACCATGCCGCTATGAGCACAGAGGTGTCCAATGTTTTGCTTTTCAAAGTTGGATCACAAAGGGTAGTAAGGAAGCAAGAACCTACAGATATCAGTGCATAAAGGTCAAGACCTCGGACGATTCGCACGGGTCGGCTCAGCACATCACTGCGCTTACACCCCCCGCCGATCCACCCGGTATTCTACCGGGGTCCTTACCGGATTGACTCCGTGAGAAGGCTCATCTTGGGGCAAGTTTCCCGCTTAGATGCTTTCAGCGGTTATCTCTCCCGTACTTGGCTACCCTGCTTATGCCCTTGGAAGAACAGCAGGAAAACCAGCGGTACGTCCACTCCGGTCCTCTCGTACTAGGAGCAGCCCCCCTCAACCTTCTTGCGCTCGTGACGGATAGAGACCGAACTGTCTCACGACGTTCTGAACCCAGCTCGCGTGCCACTTTAATGGGCGAACAGCCCAACCCTTGGGACCTTCTTCAGCCCCAGGATGTGACGAGCCGACATCGAGGTGCCAAACGATTCCGCCGCTATGGACGCTCGGGAATCATCAGCCTGTTATCCCCAGGGTAACTTTTATCCGTTGATCTATGGCCCTTCCACACAGAACCACAGGTTCACTAGGCCCCGCTTTCGCGCCTGCTCGGCTTGCTGGCCTCACAGTCAGGCTCCCTTCTACCCTTGCGCTCTCTGGTGGGTTTCCGTCCCACCTGAGGGAACCTTTGGGCGCCTCCGTTACTTTTTAGGAGGCGACCGCCCCAGTCAAACTGCCCATCAAACACTGTCCCCCCTAGACCCTTGGCCATCAGGGGTTAGAAATCCAGACGTCTCAGGGTGGTATCTCACCGTCGCCTCCACCGAGGCCAAAACCCCGGCTTCATAGGCTCCCACCTATCCTGCGCAGAAACGGCCGAATCTCAATGCCAGACTACAGTAAAGCTCCATGGGGTCTTTTCGTCCTGCCACGAGTAGGCTGCATCTTCACAGCCAGTTCAATTTCACCGGGTCCCTCGCTGAGACAGCGCGCTGATCGTTACGCTTTTCGTGCAGGTCGGAACTTACCCGACAAGGAATTTCGCTACCTTAGGACCGTTATAGTTACGGCCGCCGTTCACTGGGGCTTCGGATCAGGGCTTGCACCCCTCCCCTTGACCTTCCAGCACCGGGCAAGCGTCGCTCCGTATACTTCCACTTACGTGTTCGCACAGAGCTGAGTTTTTGGTAAACAGTCGCCAGCGCCTATTCACTGCGGCTTAGCGCTTCCGCGCCAAGCACCCCTTCTCCCGAAGTTACGGGGCTAGATTGCAAAGTTCCTTAGCGAGGGTTCTCCCGCGCGCCTTGGTGCATTTACACCCACCCACCTGTGTCGGTTTACGGTACGGGTACTGCGCAGTTATGCTTAGAGGCTTTTCTCGGCTCCATGGCTTCAGCGAGTTGTCACCTTGCGGCTTCCACACCACCCACCGGTATTGGACTACGGATTTGCCTATAGTCCCCTTTGGGCTTCTGTCCGGGCTCTTCCATGGCTCCGGTTCGCTTAGCCTAAAGCGTCCCCCCATCGCACTGCGTAGTAGGACTGGAATATTAACCAGTTGTCCGTCGGCATCGCCTCTCGGCTTATCCTTAGGCCCCGCCTAACCCTACGATGACGACCATCGCGTAGGAAACCTTGGGTTTACGGCGAAGGGGATTCCCACCCCTTTTATCGTTACTCATGCTGGCATTCGCACTTCCCGTACCTCCACCACTCCTCACGGTATGGCTTCCTCGGCATAGGGAACGCTCCTCTACCACTCAACCAGACAAAGCCTGGCTAAGTCCGCGAATTCGGTGACAGGTTTAAGCCCCGATCATTTTCAGCGCAGGGTCACTCGACTAGTGAGCTATTACGCACTCTTTAAAGGATGGCTGCTTCTAAGCCAACCTCCTAGCTGTCTGGGCAACCCCACATCTTTATCCACTTAACCTGTACTTGGGGACCTTATTCGGCGATCTCTGTTGTTCCAGCGCTTGGACACGGATGTTAGCACTCGTGCCCTCACTCCCGGACTCCATTTCGGACCCTTCAGAGTTTGAAAGGGTTTGGTAGGCTGGTAGGCCCCCTAGCCCTATCAGTGCTTTACAGGCCCAAATAAGCATCCGAGGCTGACCCTAAAGTCATTTCGAGGAGAACTAGCTATCTCCCAGATCGGTTAGCTTTTCACTCCTAACCCCAACTCATCCAAAGGATTTGCATCTCCAACTGGTTCGGCCCTCCACGCAGTGTCACCCGCGCTTCAGCCTGGTCAGGGCTAGCTCTCTGGGTTTCGAGTCTACGGCAACGAACTGAATGGGCCTAAGGCCCATCTACGCCCTATTCGGACTCGCTTTCGCTACGCCTCCGCCTTCCGGCTTAAGCTCGCCCGCTACCGTAAGTCGCCAGCTCATGCTTCAATAGGCACACCAAAAGACCGCTACTCGCGTAGATAGTCCCTTGATTGCTTGTGAGCACACGGTTTCAGGTTCTATTTCACTCCCCTCCCGGGGTTCTTTTCACCTTTCCCTCACGGTACTGGTACGCTATCGGTCACCTAGAGTATTTAGCCTTACGCGGTGGGCCGCGCAGATTCACCCATAGCTCCACGAACCACAGGCTACTCGGGTACTGGCTACTAGCTTCCATCTTTCGTCTACAGGACTTTCACCTTCTATGGTGGGCTTTCCCAAAACCCTTCGACTAGACTTCCGCTTCGATATCGCCAGCCCCACAACCCCACTGAGCACGCTCAGCAGTTTAGGCTACTCCCCTTTCGCTCGCCGCTACTCAGGGAATCGAACTCTCTTTCTTCTCCTCTGGGTACTTAGATGTTTCAGTTCCCCAGGTTCCCCCTCACTCGCGTGAGTGACCTGTGTTCCCACAGGCCGGGTTCCCCCATTCGGATATCCCGGTATCAAAGCTTACTACCAGCTCCACCGGGCTTTTCGCAGGTAATCACGTCCTTCATCGGCTTAGGTGCCAGGGCATCCACCGTGTGCCCGTTCTATCTTGACCTTTATTCCTTCCTCAGAGTTGCCCCTGAAGATATTAGGTCTATTCGTAACTACCCTGAACTTTTTCCCTCATCACTCGCGTGATGAAAAAAGCGCTCAGGATAGATGTCCTTCGCTTCCTTACTACCCCTTTTTCATGATCCTCGCGCCTGACTTCGTATCAGCAGCGCAACGAGAAGAATATCAAAGGTCTTGGGATGTGTCAATAGGGGTCAGGGTTACGGCTAACCCCTAGCCACTTTCCCCCCTTCCTTAGCTGTTGGAGCAGTTTGCCAAGCTCCCGCACCGGCAGGCCCCGCAGGGGGTTCCTGGGCCAGCACCAGACAGGCCAACCGGAAGAGGCGCTGCCGCTCGGTATGCGCCACCAACACAGGCAATCACCCCCTGACAGCACCCGGCCCCCAGGCCCTCCCTCGTCCAGTGGGTTTAGCCCACACACGCCCTTACGCTGCTCAACCAAACTTTATCTACAATGGCCCTGTTATCGCACCCTTCACAGGCCTGGCCTGGGAGGCAAGTGTGCTGTGCAGGACACAGCAATCAAGCTTTGAGCAGTTCAATATGTGAAGAGCGCCATAAACTGATGCTTGAGCTCCGGCCTAGTGAAGTGCATTTGCCGCTTGTGCCTTTTCTTCACGTGCTACAATAGGCCGCAAGATGGACTTTAGCTTGAAGGAGACGCTATGAAACAACTTTTGTGCGCGGCGCTTCTTATTGTTTCGCTGGGTTGGGCGCAACAAAACCAGCCGACGCCTGCTATTCAGCAGCCCCTGCAACAGGCCCAGGCTGCCCTCGAGGCCGGGCGTCTCAACGAAGCCGTGCAGGGCTTTGAAGCCGTAATTGCCCGCGATTTCTCCAACTACAGCGCACACTTTGGTTTGGGGCTGGCCCTGTACCGCCTGGGCGATTTGCGGGGCGCTGCCTTCGAGTTTGTCCAGTTAACCATTCTCGATCCCAATCGCTTTGAAGGCTGGTTCAACCTGGGGGTGGTACGTGACCGCCAGGGCCAGGCTGCCGAAGCCGCCCAAGCCTTTGCCAGGGCAATTGAGGTCAGTGAGAAAGCCGGCCTGAGTGCCAGCGAACTAAAGCCTGCTTATGTAGGCCAGGTTAAGGCCTTACGCACACAGGGGCAATACGAAGCCGCTGCTGCTGCCGCCCGCAAAGGTCTGGAAAAAATGCCCGGCGACGCCGAGCTGACCTCGCTGCTGGCCGATAGCCTGGTCAAGGCCAACAAGCCCCTCGAGGCCCTACCCGTGCTGTATCAGATTTTGAACAACGACCCCGCCAACCTGCAGGCCATCTCGCAAATCGCCGACATCTATATTGCCCAGGGGCTGCCCCTGCGGGCCCAGCGCGAGATCGAGCGGGGCCTGGAAGCAGCCAAAGATAACGCCGTCCGGGCCCAACTGCTGCTCAAAAAATCCAGCCTGCAACAGGGCCGCGAACAACAGGCCTCCCTTCAGGAAGCCATCCGTCTTGACCCCAAGCTATGGGCGGCTCATTACAACCTGGGCGTAGCCCGCCTGCGCGATGGCAACGCACGGGGAGCTTTGGATTCCTTCCAGAATGCTTATGCCCAAAACCCCGATGAGCCCAAGGTGCTGCTGGGTCTGGCTACAACCTACGACCGCTTAGGCCAGGCTGCCGAGGCAGGTCGCTTTGCCGAAATGGCCGTCAAAACCAGCCAGGGCGCTGAAAAGCTAGAAGCCTTGTTCCTGCTAGGCAAGTCTTCATACGCCCTGCGCCGTTACAGCGAAGCTGTTGAGGCGCTTTTGCAGGTAACCCAACAAAAACCCGACCATGCCGAAGCCTGGTTCTTCCTTGGGGTGGCACAGTTTAGCCTCAAGGATTATGCCGCTGCCGCTGCGTCGCTTGAAAAAGCCCAAGCCCTGGCTCCAAGTGCCGCAACCGCGGCCAACCTTGGCGCAGCGCTCTACTCCGCAGGCAAATACTCCGATGCGGAGCGGGTGCTTTCTCAAGCCGTAGCACTGGATGGCCGCAATGCCGTGGCATGGTACAACCTGGGCCTCACCCTGCGCTCACTGGGCCGGGTGGCCGAAGCCCGACGGGCCTGGCAACGTTCGGCCGACCTGGGCTATGCACCCGCCCGGGACTTATTGCGGTAGATTGATGGCATGGGTTGGATTCGAGCGAACTGGCTGGATGCGCTGATTTTCCTCTTGGTTGCAGCCATTATGGCAGGTGTGGTGTTTTTCCTGGTTGGGGTGAACCCCTTTAGCGGGCCGCAAGGGAGCCAGTCGCCCCCTTCGAGTGTTTCGCCGAGTGCACAGCAACCCACGCCGCCCTCACCAACACCCCAGAGCGCCCCCACAACCGCAAAGCCCCCGCAGCAAACCCCCACTCCGCCTCAAGCGAAGCCCCAGGCAGAGCCCGAGGCTGTGGTTACAGTGTTGCCCGTTCCGCAATCGCCCCCAGCCCCCTCACCTGCTGGCAAGCCTGTCCCGGCACCGCCCAAAGTAGAAGAACGGAAAACCGCCAGCCCCCAGCAAGCCCGCCCCACACCTATTGCAAAAGCCGAGCGCCCGAACCTGACCGCTGAGGCAGGGAATGGCTGGAGGGTGGTGGTGGGTTCATTTAGCAACCGCGAAAACGCCGAGCGCCTGGCCACGACCTTGCGTCAGCAAGGGTATCCGGCGGGCCTCGAGGCCAGCGATGACCTGACCCGGGTTTGGGTCGGCCCCTACAGCCAGGCTCGAGCCCGCGCCGTCGCCGATACCCTTGGCCAGTACCAACCACAAGTAGGGCGGGTTCCGGCCACCAACCCGGCTTCGCCTGCACCGCCTCAAAGCGAAACCGGGGCTGCAACCAGCCGTTACCTTCAGGTTGGGGCTTTCCGCAGCGCCCAGAGTGCCCAGGCAGTCATCGAAGCTGTACGACAGGCAGGCTACCCGGTGGTGCTGCTGCAGGAGGGCGGCCTGGTTAAGGTACGGGTAGGGCCCCTGGAAGATACCGCCGCGGCTGCAGCGGACCTGCGAACCAGGGGCCTCGAGGTTTTGGAGGTTCGCTAGATGCACCCAACAGGAGTTGCCAATGGCTAAAGTACCCAGTGCGGCCATCTCTCGTCTGGTCACTTA
It contains:
- a CDS encoding tetratricopeptide repeat protein gives rise to the protein MKQLLCAALLIVSLGWAQQNQPTPAIQQPLQQAQAALEAGRLNEAVQGFEAVIARDFSNYSAHFGLGLALYRLGDLRGAAFEFVQLTILDPNRFEGWFNLGVVRDRQGQAAEAAQAFARAIEVSEKAGLSASELKPAYVGQVKALRTQGQYEAAAAAARKGLEKMPGDAELTSLLADSLVKANKPLEALPVLYQILNNDPANLQAISQIADIYIAQGLPLRAQREIERGLEAAKDNAVRAQLLLKKSSLQQGREQQASLQEAIRLDPKLWAAHYNLGVARLRDGNARGALDSFQNAYAQNPDEPKVLLGLATTYDRLGQAAEAGRFAEMAVKTSQGAEKLEALFLLGKSSYALRRYSEAVEALLQVTQQKPDHAEAWFFLGVAQFSLKDYAAAAASLEKAQALAPSAATAANLGAALYSAGKYSDAERVLSQAVALDGRNAVAWYNLGLTLRSLGRVAEARRAWQRSADLGYAPARDLLR
- a CDS encoding SPOR domain-containing protein — encoded protein: MVTVLPVPQSPPAPSPAGKPVPAPPKVEERKTASPQQARPTPIAKAERPNLTAEAGNGWRVVVGSFSNRENAERLATTLRQQGYPAGLEASDDLTRVWVGPYSQARARAVADTLGQYQPQVGRVPATNPASPAPPQSETGAATSRYLQVGAFRSAQSAQAVIEAVRQAGYPVVLLQEGGLVKVRVGPLEDTAAAAADLRTRGLEVLEVR